In Candidatus Woesearchaeota archaeon, one genomic interval encodes:
- a CDS encoding DUF4064 domain-containing protein has protein sequence MGKRTTEFVIGLIGGIFGFFGALFALFFGGLGSALGAEGASGVIGMGWLAVLLSIIGIVGASLVKSKTKLGGWLMIVSAVGGVISISFAYSLAFVLLIIAGLMALLKKGE, from the coding sequence ATGGGAAAAAGAACAACCGAATTTGTTATAGGTTTAATTGGCGGAATTTTTGGTTTCTTTGGTGCGTTGTTTGCTTTATTCTTTGGTGGTTTAGGCAGCGCCCTAGGTGCAGAAGGCGCATCAGGGGTTATAGGAATGGGGTGGTTAGCAGTTCTACTATCAATTATTGGGATCGTTGGTGCTTCTTTGGTAAAAAGCAAAACAAAGCTTGGTGGGTGGCTAATGATTGTTAGTGCAGTAGGTGGTGTGATAAGTATTAGTTTCGCCTATAGTCTAGCTTTTGTATTGTTAATAATTGCGGGTTTAATGGCACTATTGAAAAAAGGTGAATAA
- the eno gene encoding phosphopyruvate hydratase, whose product MATISQIKAREILSSGSTPSLEVSADLSDGTRATASVPFGASAGIHEATVLLDGDSKRYLGKGMLKAVENVNKKIAPTLLGKDAQNQEAIDQWMIQLDGTENKSKFGANAILGVSLAVARAAAQSRKQAFYHYLRETFSLPITSFVLPCPMMVVIEGGVHADQSADLQEYMISPVGASTVKESVRYGIETYLHLKKVLKSKSLNANVGNEGAFAPAGLATNDAPLGLMLEAIKNAGYQPGKDIGLSLDPAVSEIFEDGKYILSKDNKELSSEEMIEYFAAWIKKYPEIITLEDALHEDDWEYWPKLTAKLGSKLPIIGDDLTVTNPKRLQKAIDLKAINAILIKLNQIGTLTETINCCMLARKHGMITIISHRGGGETNDTTMIDLAVAVNAAFVKVGPSRGERVCKYNRLMEIEDELGKKASFVGHDFKKIH is encoded by the coding sequence ATGGCAACAATTTCCCAGATAAAGGCACGAGAAATTTTAAGTTCTGGATCAACACCGTCATTGGAAGTTTCTGCAGATCTCAGCGATGGAACGAGAGCTACAGCATCTGTTCCTTTTGGAGCCTCTGCGGGAATTCACGAAGCAACTGTGCTCCTTGATGGAGACAGCAAAAGATATCTTGGTAAGGGAATGTTGAAAGCTGTAGAGAATGTTAACAAGAAGATTGCTCCTACGCTACTGGGAAAAGATGCACAAAACCAAGAAGCTATTGATCAATGGATGATACAATTAGATGGAACAGAAAATAAAAGCAAATTCGGAGCAAATGCTATTCTCGGTGTTTCGTTAGCAGTCGCCAGAGCAGCAGCACAATCGCGAAAGCAGGCATTTTATCACTATTTACGAGAAACTTTTTCGTTGCCCATAACTTCCTTTGTTTTGCCCTGTCCGATGATGGTTGTTATTGAAGGAGGCGTGCACGCAGACCAATCAGCTGATTTGCAGGAATATATGATCTCCCCTGTTGGAGCGTCTACGGTAAAGGAATCTGTGCGTTATGGCATTGAAACGTATCTGCATCTCAAAAAAGTATTGAAGTCTAAAAGCTTAAACGCTAATGTAGGAAATGAAGGTGCCTTTGCTCCTGCAGGTTTGGCAACAAATGATGCGCCGTTAGGATTAATGCTTGAAGCAATCAAGAATGCAGGCTATCAGCCAGGAAAAGATATTGGCCTTAGTCTAGATCCTGCGGTTTCTGAAATCTTTGAGGATGGAAAATATATACTCTCTAAAGATAATAAAGAATTAAGCTCAGAAGAAATGATTGAGTATTTTGCTGCATGGATAAAGAAGTATCCGGAGATTATTACGCTTGAAGATGCTCTTCATGAGGATGATTGGGAATACTGGCCAAAACTTACGGCAAAATTAGGGAGTAAACTACCAATTATAGGTGATGATTTAACCGTTACGAATCCAAAACGGCTGCAAAAGGCTATTGATCTCAAGGCAATCAATGCCATCCTCATTAAGCTCAATCAGATTGGAACACTAACGGAAACGATCAACTGTTGTATGCTTGCACGAAAGCATGGGATGATCACCATCATAAGCCATCGAGGTGGTGGAGAAACGAATGACACAACCATGATAGATTTGGCTGTTGCGGTAAATGCAGCATTTGTCAAGGTCGGACCTTCACGGGGAGAAAGAGTCTGCAAATACAACCGCTTGATGGAGATTGAAGACGAGTTAGGAAAAAAAGCATCCTTTGTCGGTCATGATTTCAAGAAGATACATTAA
- a CDS encoding ArsR family transcriptional regulator produces the protein MSLLDFVSFVKRGRNRQTVFHALDKPSMPSELTRKIYGKTSNTFFNIISRALTELTEKKLVEVVNPKEKTGRIYRKTTLGKHVEKNIRLLK, from the coding sequence ATGTCATTGCTTGATTTTGTTTCATTTGTAAAAAGAGGAAGGAATAGACAAACCGTTTTTCACGCACTAGACAAACCAAGCATGCCATCAGAACTCACAAGAAAGATTTATGGTAAAACAAGCAACACTTTTTTTAATATTATTTCAAGAGCATTAACGGAACTTACAGAGAAAAAGCTTGTTGAAGTTGTTAATCCAAAGGAGAAGACTGGCAGAATTTATCGAAAGACAACATTAGGTAAACATGTTGAGAAAAATATACGCCTACTTAAATAA